One Coleofasciculus chthonoplastes PCC 7420 genomic region harbors:
- a CDS encoding glycosyltransferase: MENNIIIYRDTLLPYSETFIPAQVENYKSYTGFYVGTSRCRGRNYPLPAQRTLVLSEMAKLTLRRKLLFLITGLGYPDWFRRLKQLSPRLIHAHFGPDGVWALPMRQRLKIPLIVTFHGYDITVNQDSSDDLSNMFGPHPLTRVYFWRRRHLFKTAHFCIAVSEFIRTKLIEKGCPPDKILVHYIGIDVDKFAPQPHPSRQPVVLFVGRLVEKKGCQYLIQAMAQVQSVRPDLELVVIGDGGLRSTLEQQAAHALKRYRFLGAQPSDVVRDWLNQAMLLCLPSVTDIYHNCEGLPITLLEAQAMEVPVVSSMHAGIPEAIIHGETGFLAAEKDWQALAENILTLASNEQLRKQFAIAGRQQVESKFNIKLNSPQLEAVYDRILQKPKAFC, encoded by the coding sequence ATGGAAAATAACATTATTATCTACCGAGACACGCTCCTACCCTACTCGGAAACATTTATTCCCGCGCAAGTGGAAAACTATAAATCCTACACCGGATTCTACGTGGGAACATCCCGGTGTCGCGGCAGAAACTATCCCCTACCTGCCCAGAGAACCCTTGTTCTCAGCGAGATGGCGAAACTCACCCTAAGACGAAAGCTATTATTTCTAATCACTGGTTTAGGCTATCCGGACTGGTTTCGTCGCCTCAAACAACTCTCGCCCCGGCTAATTCATGCTCATTTTGGACCCGATGGCGTTTGGGCATTACCCATGAGGCAACGGCTGAAAATTCCCCTAATTGTCACCTTTCATGGGTACGATATCACAGTGAATCAGGACAGCAGCGATGATCTGAGTAATATGTTTGGTCCCCATCCCTTAACCCGTGTGTATTTCTGGCGGCGACGACATTTATTCAAAACAGCCCACTTTTGTATCGCCGTGTCTGAATTTATTCGCACGAAACTGATTGAAAAAGGCTGTCCCCCGGATAAGATACTCGTTCACTACATTGGCATTGATGTGGACAAGTTTGCCCCACAGCCCCACCCGTCGCGTCAGCCAGTGGTGCTATTCGTCGGGCGACTGGTAGAAAAAAAGGGGTGTCAATATTTAATTCAAGCGATGGCTCAGGTACAATCAGTACGACCCGATCTAGAACTGGTGGTTATTGGTGATGGTGGACTACGCTCAACCCTAGAACAGCAAGCTGCCCATGCCCTGAAACGCTATCGCTTTTTAGGGGCGCAACCCTCAGATGTGGTTCGGGATTGGCTGAATCAAGCGATGTTACTTTGTCTCCCCAGCGTTACCGACATTTACCACAACTGCGAGGGGCTACCGATAACCCTACTCGAAGCCCAAGCCATGGAAGTACCCGTCGTCAGTTCCATGCACGCTGGCATCCCGGAGGCGATTATCCACGGCGAAACGGGTTTCCTGGCTGCCGAAAAAGACTGGCAAGCCTTGGCTGAAAATATCCTGACTTTAGCCAGTAACGAACAACTCAGAAAACAGTTTGCGATCGCGGGACGCCAACAGGTAGAGTCGAAGTTTAACATAAAGCTCAACAGTCCCCAATTAGAAGCGGTATACGACCGTATTTTACAAAAACCTAAAGCATTTTGCTAA
- a CDS encoding sulfotransferase family protein, translating into MYQGTILLPTLVKQLPRASVQWVNHLRNAYKQQIAQIHPAPIIILGHQKSGTTAIAALLGQILGQSVTIDPFHHIDLQAHLRQKLVNQELAFNHVVQEHKFYFSTPIIKDPNFTFLYDDVSQCFPQATFVQVMRDPRQMIRSVLNRLQLPGNLPALEGNWCKQLQKMPAKGWSLMLAGELPHVEGSNYIERLAHRWSWATDTYQAHRDKINLIRYEDFVQDKTNTIRDLALRVGLNPINDISAQVNIQYQPCGNYRVNWLEFFGKDNLQTIETICGTRMQSFGYHLSPLPITSDATSDKVPHFSGFAAAFV; encoded by the coding sequence ATGTATCAGGGAACGATTCTTCTACCAACCCTCGTTAAACAGTTGCCACGGGCTTCAGTTCAATGGGTCAATCACTTGAGAAATGCGTACAAACAGCAGATTGCCCAGATTCATCCGGCTCCGATTATCATTTTAGGGCATCAAAAGTCAGGAACAACGGCGATTGCGGCTTTATTGGGTCAAATATTGGGTCAGTCTGTTACCATTGACCCCTTCCACCACATTGACCTCCAAGCTCATCTGCGGCAGAAACTTGTTAACCAAGAACTGGCGTTTAATCATGTGGTACAAGAACACAAGTTCTATTTTTCGACTCCCATCATCAAAGATCCGAACTTTACATTTCTCTATGATGATGTCAGTCAGTGCTTTCCCCAAGCCACATTCGTTCAGGTGATGCGCGATCCTCGGCAGATGATTCGCAGTGTCTTGAATCGACTGCAACTTCCGGGAAACTTGCCCGCCTTGGAGGGGAACTGGTGTAAACAGTTGCAAAAAATGCCAGCCAAGGGTTGGTCTCTCATGTTAGCGGGGGAGCTTCCTCACGTCGAGGGCAGTAATTACATTGAACGACTCGCTCACCGGTGGAGCTGGGCAACTGATACCTATCAAGCTCATCGGGATAAGATAAATCTGATCCGCTATGAAGATTTTGTCCAGGATAAGACCAACACCATTCGTGATTTAGCCTTACGGGTGGGATTAAACCCAATTAACGATATTTCGGCTCAAGTCAATATCCAGTATCAACCCTGTGGCAACTATCGGGTGAATTGGTTAGAATTCTTTGGCAAGGATAACTTGCAAACGATTGAAACGATTTGTGGAACTCGGATGCAGTCCTTCGGTTATCACCTATCCCCATTGCCCATCACGTCTGATGCCACCAGCGATAAAGTTCCTCATTTTTCAGGTTTTGCAGCCGCGTTTGTATAG
- a CDS encoding sulfotransferase family protein has product MPPAIKFLIFQVLQPRLYRPVFIVSAPRSGSSYLYEITRRLPEVWSFDKENDPLWFQFFPYQRLSVPTDYISPAECTPDIIKAFRRELLIENLRHRRPSRWRDGFDYGLLRKTVRYLEKTVANCFHLEALRLMFPDALLVHLVRDGRACVSSMMEGWHSGVFWKRPLPFPEAATISHWCYPIPPGWQTVVHQSLAEICAWSWVEHNRYVLEWERANPDWHKRLIRISYEQLLADPQAVLEQFCQFTGWNMSQESLQYIQEGRLSWTTVSQPQTDKWKQKNGQAINQVMPIIAPMMQQLGYAV; this is encoded by the coding sequence ATGCCACCAGCGATAAAGTTCCTCATTTTTCAGGTTTTGCAGCCGCGTTTGTATAGACCTGTCTTTATTGTATCGGCACCTCGGTCAGGGTCGAGTTATTTGTATGAAATTACTCGACGCCTACCAGAGGTTTGGTCGTTTGACAAAGAGAATGATCCCTTATGGTTTCAGTTTTTTCCCTATCAGCGATTATCTGTGCCCACCGATTATATTTCGCCAGCCGAATGTACCCCGGACATTATTAAGGCGTTTCGCCGGGAACTGCTAATCGAAAACCTACGCCATCGCCGCCCCTCTCGCTGGCGGGATGGCTTTGATTATGGCTTACTGAGAAAAACCGTGCGCTATTTGGAGAAAACCGTTGCCAATTGTTTTCATTTAGAGGCGCTGCGGCTGATGTTTCCGGATGCTTTGTTGGTGCATCTGGTTCGTGATGGTCGAGCCTGTGTTTCTTCTATGATGGAGGGTTGGCATTCCGGGGTTTTCTGGAAGCGCCCTTTACCGTTTCCTGAAGCGGCGACGATTTCCCATTGGTGTTATCCGATTCCACCGGGTTGGCAAACCGTGGTTCACCAGTCATTAGCCGAGATTTGCGCCTGGAGTTGGGTGGAGCATAATCGTTATGTGCTGGAGTGGGAACGGGCAAATCCGGATTGGCACAAGCGGTTGATCCGAATTTCTTATGAACAGCTTTTAGCTGATCCCCAGGCGGTATTGGAGCAGTTTTGTCAGTTCACCGGATGGAACATGTCCCAGGAAAGTCTTCAGTATATCCAGGAAGGGCGTCTCAGTTGGACTACGGTTTCCCAGCCGCAAACGGATAAGTGGAAACAGAAGAATGGGCAGGCGATTAACCAGGTGATGCCCATTATTGCACCGATGATGCAACAATTGGGCTATGCAGTTTGA